One window of Paenibacillus albicereus genomic DNA carries:
- a CDS encoding ABC transporter substrate-binding protein, whose protein sequence is MNAASSISARFKAGSILLATLLLSACSANGGDAPTSSASPSPSMAPPAASASPAPTAAKTAYPLTIQNFTLKAEGGEWEAKDQTFDKAPERVVVNTQPIAELMIKLGLADKLVGVAALYGELDPEVAEAFAKVPVLSKDYVSKEPVVATDPDLVMGRGGLFADADWGVGTVDGLNELGIRTFVNTTSIKGATLDSLYDDVDKIGQIFDVQERAAAHVDKLKAHAESLKQAYAAQDELTFAFVSDPGEGAIAPYSGIADTFQADALSLLKLKNGFADMPSDEASVEQLVALNPDVLLVTIYTGSPAQEKTLESFYANEALKDISAIKNKRVHFIDFNAYWGYGDQIFASLDKLGQELHPQG, encoded by the coding sequence ATGAACGCTGCCTCATCCATTTCCGCCCGCTTCAAAGCCGGTTCCATCCTGCTGGCGACGCTGCTGCTCTCCGCCTGCTCGGCGAACGGAGGCGACGCTCCCACCTCATCCGCCTCGCCGTCGCCATCCATGGCTCCGCCCGCCGCCTCCGCGTCTCCCGCGCCGACGGCCGCCAAGACAGCCTACCCGCTGACGATCCAGAACTTCACGCTGAAAGCGGAAGGCGGAGAGTGGGAAGCCAAGGACCAGACGTTCGACAAGGCGCCGGAACGCGTCGTCGTGAATACGCAGCCGATCGCCGAGCTTATGATCAAGCTGGGGCTGGCGGACAAGCTGGTCGGCGTAGCGGCCCTGTACGGGGAGCTCGATCCGGAGGTGGCGGAGGCGTTCGCCAAGGTGCCGGTGCTGTCCAAGGATTATGTAAGCAAGGAGCCGGTCGTGGCGACCGACCCGGACCTCGTGATGGGCCGCGGCGGCCTGTTCGCGGATGCGGACTGGGGCGTGGGCACGGTGGACGGACTCAACGAGCTCGGCATCCGCACGTTCGTGAACACGACAAGCATCAAGGGCGCGACGCTGGACAGCCTCTATGACGACGTCGACAAGATCGGGCAGATTTTCGATGTCCAGGAGCGCGCGGCCGCGCATGTGGATAAGCTGAAGGCCCATGCGGAGTCGCTCAAGCAGGCCTATGCCGCGCAGGACGAGCTGACGTTCGCCTTCGTCTCCGATCCGGGAGAAGGCGCGATCGCTCCGTACAGCGGCATCGCCGATACGTTCCAGGCCGACGCGCTGAGCCTGCTCAAGCTGAAGAACGGCTTTGCCGACATGCCTTCGGACGAAGCCAGCGTCGAGCAGCTCGTCGCGTTGAATCCGGACGTATTGCTCGTGACGATCTATACGGGATCGCCGGCCCAGGAGAAGACGCTCGAATCGTTCTATGCCAACGAGGCGCTCAAGGATATCTCCGCCATCAAGAACAAGCGGGTCCATTTCATTGATTTCAATGCGTACTGGGGCTACGGCGACCAGATTTTCGCCTCGCTCGACAAGCTGGGCCAGGAGCTTCATCCGCAAGGCTAG
- a CDS encoding FecCD family ABC transporter permease gives MPSAVPKRRFAALPSGKAGFALLQLLLAGFTLLSVGIAVSLGQVDVPLGQSFQILAHRLTGLTFGDSADILSGPNANIIWTIRFPRVLLALLVGAGLSLCGTIMQASVQNPLADPYILGISSGASLGATFSIMIGFGAGGVLGQLGLAFWAFAGAVGASVLVLALSGIGSRMTSAKLVLSGMVIHALCTAFANSIIYFANNTEGIRTVTFWTMGSLAAAKWDRLPLVAAAVVLAALFFLLQSRILNTMLLGEEAAVTLGVNLNRHRRFYLIATALLTGVLVSSCGMIGFVGLIIPHMVRAGVGSDHRRLLPLSIWAGGLFLIWTDIIARTAIPKVELPIGIITALIGAPLFMYMLLKKGYEFGG, from the coding sequence CTGCCTTCTGCCGTTCCCAAACGCCGTTTTGCCGCCTTGCCGTCCGGCAAGGCCGGCTTCGCCCTGCTGCAGCTGCTGCTCGCCGGCTTCACGCTGCTGTCCGTCGGCATCGCCGTCTCGCTCGGACAGGTCGACGTCCCGCTCGGCCAGTCATTCCAAATTCTCGCCCACCGCTTGACCGGCCTCACCTTCGGCGATTCCGCCGACATCCTGAGCGGGCCGAACGCCAACATCATCTGGACGATCCGCTTCCCCCGCGTGCTGCTCGCCCTCCTCGTCGGGGCAGGACTCAGCCTGTGCGGCACGATCATGCAGGCGTCCGTCCAGAATCCGCTCGCCGATCCGTACATTCTCGGCATATCGTCAGGCGCTTCGCTCGGCGCCACGTTCTCCATCATGATCGGATTCGGTGCCGGAGGCGTGCTCGGCCAGCTCGGCCTCGCGTTCTGGGCGTTCGCCGGCGCCGTCGGCGCTTCCGTCCTCGTGCTCGCCCTGTCCGGCATCGGCAGCCGCATGACCTCCGCCAAGCTCGTCCTGTCGGGCATGGTCATCCACGCGCTCTGCACGGCATTCGCCAATTCCATCATCTACTTCGCCAACAACACGGAGGGCATCCGCACCGTCACGTTCTGGACGATGGGCAGCCTCGCAGCGGCCAAGTGGGACCGCCTCCCGCTCGTCGCGGCGGCGGTCGTGCTGGCGGCGCTGTTCTTCCTGCTGCAGTCGCGCATCCTCAATACGATGCTGCTCGGCGAGGAGGCCGCGGTCACGCTCGGCGTCAACCTCAACCGGCATCGCCGCTTCTATTTGATCGCGACCGCTCTGCTCACCGGCGTCCTCGTCTCCAGCTGCGGCATGATCGGCTTCGTCGGCCTGATTATTCCCCACATGGTCCGGGCCGGCGTCGGCTCGGACCACCGCCGGCTGCTGCCGCTGTCGATCTGGGCGGGCGGACTGTTCCTCATCTGGACCGACATCATCGCCCGCACCGCGATTCCGAAGGTCGAGCTGCCGATCGGCATCATCACGGCGCTGATCGGCGCCCCGCTTTTCATGTACATGCTCCTTAAAAAAGGCTACGAGTTCGGAGGGTAA
- a CDS encoding ABC transporter ATP-binding protein: MRLDVNDVSVTLARADIVKSVSLRVEDGRFVGLIGPNGCGKSTLLKSIYKVVRPSAGGVILDGTDVLRASPKTVARMMGVVGQFNELSFDFTVREMVLMGRTPHKKLLDADSAEDERLVEEALLTVGMLPMAGRSFLSLSGGEKQRVVLARALAQQPRFLVLDEPTNHLDIKYQLQILSLVKSLGIGVLAALHDLELAAAYCDHLYLVKQGRIYAEGPPRSVLTREIISEVFEVDCQIYENPVTGGLGIAYLESGRVAASEAAAARTRS, from the coding sequence ATGCGGCTCGATGTGAACGACGTATCCGTAACGCTGGCCCGCGCCGACATCGTCAAGAGCGTGAGCCTCCGCGTCGAGGACGGCCGCTTCGTCGGCCTGATCGGACCGAACGGCTGCGGCAAGTCGACGCTGCTCAAGAGCATCTACAAAGTCGTGCGGCCGTCCGCAGGCGGCGTCATCCTCGACGGGACCGACGTCCTCCGCGCCTCGCCCAAGACTGTCGCCCGCATGATGGGCGTCGTCGGCCAGTTCAACGAGCTCAGCTTCGACTTTACCGTGCGCGAGATGGTCTTGATGGGCCGGACGCCTCACAAGAAGCTGCTGGACGCGGACAGCGCGGAGGACGAGCGCCTCGTGGAGGAGGCGCTGCTCACGGTCGGCATGCTGCCGATGGCCGGGCGCAGCTTCCTTTCCCTGTCCGGCGGCGAGAAGCAGCGGGTCGTGCTCGCCCGCGCCTTGGCCCAGCAGCCCCGCTTCCTCGTCCTGGACGAGCCGACCAACCATCTGGACATCAAGTACCAGCTGCAGATCCTCTCCCTCGTCAAGTCGCTCGGCATCGGCGTCCTGGCGGCGCTGCACGATCTGGAGCTGGCCGCGGCCTATTGCGACCACCTCTATCTCGTCAAGCAGGGCCGGATCTATGCCGAAGGGCCGCCGCGGAGCGTCCTTACCCGGGAGATCATCTCCGAGGTATTCGAGGTGGACTGCCAAATCTACGAAAACCCGGTCACCGGCGGTCTGGGCATCGCCTATCTGGAGTCCGGGCGCGTCGCGGCGTCGGAAGCCGCTGCAGCGCGGACCAGGAGCTGA